One window from the genome of Desulfobulbaceae bacterium encodes:
- a CDS encoding type II toxin-antitoxin system Phd/YefM family antitoxin: MTHPILADVTAGISELKKNPMAVVNQGDGAPVAILNRNEPVFYAIPAKAFELLMDKLEDMELAAIAEARQDQPEIEVNIDDYL; this comes from the coding sequence ATTACGCATCCAATCCTGGCAGATGTCACCGCCGGGATATCTGAACTTAAAAAGAATCCGATGGCCGTTGTAAATCAAGGTGATGGTGCGCCTGTCGCTATTCTGAACCGCAATGAACCTGTTTTTTATGCGATCCCGGCAAAAGCGTTCGAATTGTTGATGGACAAGCTTGAAGACATGGAACTTGCAGCAATTGCTGAGGCTCGACAAGATCAGCCAGAAATTGAAGTCAATATTGATGACTACTTATAG
- a CDS encoding type II toxin-antitoxin system RelE/ParE family toxin: protein MTTYRLVFKEEAKKEWDNLDSTVRIIFAKKLKERIQQPRVESSRLSGMKDCYKIKLNRAGFRLVYQVRDNDLIVSVVAVGKRERNLVYKIAGKRI, encoded by the coding sequence ATGACTACTTATAGGTTGGTTTTCAAGGAAGAGGCAAAAAAAGAATGGGACAACCTGGATTCAACTGTCCGTATTATATTTGCTAAAAAGTTAAAAGAACGAATTCAGCAGCCACGCGTAGAAAGCTCTCGGCTCAGTGGAATGAAGGACTGCTATAAAATAAAATTGAACCGGGCAGGATTCCGTTTGGTCTATCAGGTTAGAGACAACGATTTAATTGTCTCTGTTGTGGCTGTAGGCAAACGGGAAAGGAATCTGGTTTATAAAATTGCCGGCAAACGAATTTAG